From Punica granatum isolate Tunisia-2019 chromosome 1, ASM765513v2, whole genome shotgun sequence:
GGCGGTACTGGCAAGGATCGTCCGCCAGTAGAGTTGGATAATATTTCAGAAATGGATGCTTTCAAAGATGTAGGAGTGTCTTCTAGTGATCACGATGACCCGGGTATTTGTGATTTGGATGTTTCTTGTGTAGAAGAAACGCCAATTTCTAAAAATCATGTCAATTATAAGAATGGTTCTGAATGTGTGCTGGGAAATATTGGTAATCTATGTACAAGTAATCAAGCACATGATGTGTTGGCCCAGGATAGACGATTGAGAAAGGGCTCTTCAGTAGAAGTCGCCAGCAAAAATGCTCAAAATCAAGATGGTATTTCTATTGGTTTACCTCTGGGTCCTGGTATCTCAGACACGCCTAACCATGTCGATAAAAACCTTCATCTGTCAGTTGGAAGCATTCCTAATGGTTCAGCTGTGGACGAGGTGATCATTTTcgttttctatttatttatctgCACCCTACAAGCTTTTCCCCCAATCGGCATGACcagtttttttcctttcctatTTTCACATATGATGAAGCCATGATTTTCCTCTTAACATGATTGCATGCTTTCAGAGAAGTGGTTCTGTGGGGGTAGGTGGGCCTCTGTATCAACCTCAGTCTGATGTAAACTTGTCCCCTCAAGATCAGGGTAAAGAGAATGCTGCTTTTGCTTATATTTGAATTCTAGTAATATCATCTGACTCCCTTTTCTCCACAGAACAAGATAGACAAAGATACACTACAGGTCGATTCCGAAGCCACTGGTTTGGTGGTTGGACGGCAGAGGTGTGAGGACctatttccttttctattcTGTTCTTTCATCATTCTTTTCTAAGACATGTTCCGTAGTCCACTTTCCTCTTCATCTTTTTGCAATTCACTGAATATTTGATGTTCATCGCCTCACTCGTGATTGTGATTATGTTAAGTCTTTTGAAGGAAGTAGATGCAGCTGTACCATCAAAACAATATGGCAATAGAAGCATTGCGAAACCTTTTGTTGGTGAGACAAGCTTTCTCTCCGAATCTGCAGATGTGGCCGTGGATGAAAATTCTGTTGTACAAGAAAGGAAACACTATAGCATTGACATAGCTTCACAGTCAAATATACCCCTTGGAGGGTCTTGTGAAAAACGCAATCAGGGTTTACCATTTTCTCAAGAGGCTGCGAGATCCTTAAGTCCATCTTCAGTGGATCCTCTTTGTTCCGTTGTTCCTTGCAGTCTCTCCATGGAAGATTCTGTCCCCGTGCAAGCAGAATGCCAAGATGATGAAGACAATGATGCCGAGACGTGCGGCAGCCCGGCATCAGGTCCTCAACTTGTGAAGTTGTGTAAAACATCTGATCCAGAGATACAATGCAACCATCAAAAGGATCATTCTCCTACAACAGATGAAGAATGTTCCAAGTCTATAGTTCAGAGACGGCTGTCCTCTCTGAAGAATTATAGCATGCTATTACCTAGTAGGATGGCTTGGCTTGAAAACAGAGAACTCAACTCTAGTTTACTCTCTCCGAGAGAGTGCAACCGAAGAATTGCAGCAGTGGAGATTCAGACGGATACTAACAGACCTTCAGGTAGGATACGGGTAGGATTATTTTCACATACGTGCACACCTACGTTTCCTATGATCCAGCATAATGAAAAACATCATGGTTCCGACACCTCCAAGCCTTCAGATGAAGAAGCAACAGTCAGGAAGAGTCTTGATGAATTTACAGGAGTGGCTCAAATTCGGCCCCCATTACCGGCTAAAAGGCAGTTACCTCTCATATTAAACCCTCTGAAACGGCGTCGTATTCAGCTTTCTAGGTATTTGGCTAATGATTCCTTCTCAAAGGAAAAGCACTCTGTGGAACCAGAACCGGCAGTTAATATTCACTGGGGCAACATTTTCAATAAGATGCAGCTTCAGGGTTATTGTCCCACTGCGGATCAAGCTCCACAGGAGAAAAGAGTACGTTTTGCAGAAGACAAGATGGCACGGCCAGTGGATAGGAGCACACATAAGTTTAAATCTCCTCACAGAAATTGTAAGAATTTCCAGCAATTAACTCTTTAGTACTTTTCGCGGAACTTATACATTTGCCAGAAAATTGCATCTTTGAGTCCCTCAGTTGGAACTTATACATTCATTTGGCACTTCCTCTAGGTTCTACTACCCAGTCACGGAAAAGGTTAAGATATTGCAACCAGCAGTTAAACCCTCGAACCAAATGCGTGCACTTCTTTTCAAGATGCAGCAGAGACaggaagaattttattttccagGGTATGGAGTTCTTGGTTACAGGATTTTCAAGTcgcaaggaaaaagaaatggaatggTTAATTCAGAGGCATGGTGGTATCATTCTCTCTGATATTCCCTCCAATTTTAGGAGAAAGAGAAGTTTTAAACTGCAATCACAACAGCCAACTGTTATAGCTTCAAAAAAGGTTTGTTCTTAGAGGCAATCATTTGCACATGATGATATTGAACACAGTAGGTTGCACTAAGATTCATCCAAGTTATGAAAAGGTCTCGTCATCACCAGAGAAcatctcttttttccttttttcggGTGTCTTTTATTGAAAGGcgatgaattaattaaattggaGATAAGCTatcaatcaaatcaaattaaatgaatattgTAAAAGATGCTTCTTTCAATCTAAAGTTGGTCAAAGATTGTCAGGCCTTTTGATTAGTAATCAATATCTTTAGTGAGAAATCAAGTACTTTTCATTGAGAAGAAATAACATGCCATTAATGCACCTTTCTTTCCCGCTTAGTGCGATTAACATACTTTGCTTGCTTTCAGTTACGAACAGCCAAGTTTCTTTATGGTTGTGCTATTAAGTGCCTCATCCTTGACGCTAGTTGGCTTACGGATTCAATCTCAGCGGGGTCCATCGAATCACCTGAAAAGTAAGTTATGTTTGGTTTATCTGAAGCATGAGGGGTGTTCCTTTCATGATGCATTtgtattaataatttttattaatattgaaatttcaaatGTTAAGACTTTTATTCTGCTTTCCTCTAGTTGGACAATAATTGAAGCATGAATGTGAAGCAGTTTAACTATAATCTGAATGATGAGTTCAGTATATTTAGATGAGACTATTGCAGCTATGTCAAACGATTCTCCCACTAATACAGTTCTTTTCCATGGAACATTTCAATTCTAAATCGGGTTTCATTAGAAATTAGTCATAATAGTAGAGCAAACTTCATAATTGAGTTGTGATCATTTGTACAACTGTGGAGAAGTGAATGAGACTAAGCCATAAAATCCAGTAGAAAATCTAAAGAGCCTCGTCAGTGTAAGATGTTGGATCCTTCTTCACCTAAAATTATATGCAGTCTAACTTACCACCAGTCAGATGCAATTTGACGACTCCTATTACTAGGGCATTAGTAATACTATTTAAAGTGCTCACGAAGGGTGGTCTCCAGGATCTGGATTTATTTTGTTGCAGGCAGCACGTATCCAGTTTTCATATCTATCTTTGACCTGTGGTTAACTTTATTCCTTTGGCAGGTATATGATTATATCATACCAAACGGATGTTACAACTTTTAAGAATACTGGCAAAACCTTCCCAGTATTTGAAGGAGTAGGAATCATGCTCCATGGAAAGAGAAGTTTTTATACCAAATTTGCGACCATAATCAAGGTGATGAGCATTCTTCATTTTATCTACTTTAGATTACTGTTGAGCTTGTATACttctttttatcattttataatttagttCTGGAAAAATTCCACTCAGCTAGTTCCTTAATGACACAGCATGTGTCCTGGTACTATCAGTTAGTGAAATACCGTTGCTTTTGTGTTCAAGGAACTGTTTGTGGTGACCAAAAAAATGGAACTGTTTCTTTTGATAGGATCAACCTTGAAATTTTCTAGGGCTCTTGGATTTTGAATCTTTTTGTCGTCAATCTAGATTGCACTCGAG
This genomic window contains:
- the LOC116192229 gene encoding uncharacterized protein LOC116192229 isoform X2, producing the protein MAVCKGDIGDGEDIGKRNSAYSGCRLFWSGESSSQVSVAQSSGNVLHFHLHLLSYSNSSCGGSQNPNTSDLSVQSLQKVEAVSEHVEIDSPIQCEEMVRVSNLKEDVCQPVEIEGAGQLEEMIQVSNFREAATKPVEIDGARQREERVKVPKLEEAEIDHAVELSIAASEALVINELVESDSALRYLPMIAVVEMALRIKQARLEDLKNPPHGTIGGTGKDRPPVELDNISEMDAFKDVGVSSSDHDDPGICDLDVSCVEETPISKNHVNYKNGSECVLGNIGNLCTSNQAHDVLAQDRRLRKGSSVEVASKNAQNQDGISIGLPLGPGISDTPNHVDKNLHLSVGSIPNGSAVDERSGSVGVGGPLYQPQSDVNLSPQDQEQDRQRYTTGRFRSHWFGGWTAEEVDAAVPSKQYGNRSIAKPFVGETSFLSESADVAVDENSVVQERKHYSIDIASQSNIPLGGSCEKRNQGLPFSQEAARSLSPSSVDPLCSVVPCSLSMEDSVPVQAECQDDEDNDAETCGSPASGPQLVKLCKTSDPEIQCNHQKDHSPTTDEECSKSIVQRRLSSLKNYSMLLPSRMAWLENRELNSSLLSPRECNRRIAAVEIQTDTNRPSGRIRVGLFSHTCTPTFPMIQHNEKHHGSDTSKPSDEEATVRKSLDEFTGVAQIRPPLPAKRQLPLILNPLKRRRIQLSRYLANDSFSKEKHSVEPEPAVNIHWGNIFNKMQLQGYCPTADQAPQEKRVRFAEDKMARPVDRSTHKFKSPHRNCSTTQSRKRLRYCNQQLNPRTKCVHFFSRCSRDRKNFIFQGMEFLVTGFSSRKEKEMEWLIQRHGGIILSDIPSNFRRKRSFKLQSQQPTVIASKKLRTAKFLYGCAIKCLILDASWLTDSISAGSIESPEKYMIISYQTDVTTFKNTGKTFPVFEGVGIMLHGKRSFYTKFATIIKHGGGQAFKTLQQLLEGLDTKKFTIGTIVTEFESATSRHLRHCAMERNVPVMPASWIVESLYAGKLFPLPSENYT
- the LOC116192229 gene encoding uncharacterized protein LOC116192229 isoform X1, whose protein sequence is MAVCKGDIGDGEDIGKRNSAYSGCRLFWSGESSSQVSVAQSSGNVSSQLYARISCFQVLHFHLHLLSYSNSSCGGSQNPNTSDLSVQSLQKVEAVSEHVEIDSPIQCEEMVRVSNLKEDVCQPVEIEGAGQLEEMIQVSNFREAATKPVEIDGARQREERVKVPKLEEAEIDHAVELSIAASEALVINELVESDSALRYLPMIAVVEMALRIKQARLEDLKNPPHGTIGGTGKDRPPVELDNISEMDAFKDVGVSSSDHDDPGICDLDVSCVEETPISKNHVNYKNGSECVLGNIGNLCTSNQAHDVLAQDRRLRKGSSVEVASKNAQNQDGISIGLPLGPGISDTPNHVDKNLHLSVGSIPNGSAVDERSGSVGVGGPLYQPQSDVNLSPQDQEQDRQRYTTGRFRSHWFGGWTAEEVDAAVPSKQYGNRSIAKPFVGETSFLSESADVAVDENSVVQERKHYSIDIASQSNIPLGGSCEKRNQGLPFSQEAARSLSPSSVDPLCSVVPCSLSMEDSVPVQAECQDDEDNDAETCGSPASGPQLVKLCKTSDPEIQCNHQKDHSPTTDEECSKSIVQRRLSSLKNYSMLLPSRMAWLENRELNSSLLSPRECNRRIAAVEIQTDTNRPSGRIRVGLFSHTCTPTFPMIQHNEKHHGSDTSKPSDEEATVRKSLDEFTGVAQIRPPLPAKRQLPLILNPLKRRRIQLSRYLANDSFSKEKHSVEPEPAVNIHWGNIFNKMQLQGYCPTADQAPQEKRVRFAEDKMARPVDRSTHKFKSPHRNCSTTQSRKRLRYCNQQLNPRTKCVHFFSRCSRDRKNFIFQGMEFLVTGFSSRKEKEMEWLIQRHGGIILSDIPSNFRRKRSFKLQSQQPTVIASKKLRTAKFLYGCAIKCLILDASWLTDSISAGSIESPEKYMIISYQTDVTTFKNTGKTFPVFEGVGIMLHGKRSFYTKFATIIKHGGGQAFKTLQQLLEGLDTKKFTIGTIVTEFESATSRHLRHCAMERNVPVMPASWIVESLYAGKLFPLPSENYT